A region of Paenimyroides aestuarii DNA encodes the following proteins:
- a CDS encoding rhodanese-like domain-containing protein gives MKQLSFAIVAFFSVCSIFAQSNDANQNYAKALVNYDDYKGLIAQVEDHRTERLIDFNTFLKMSKEENVVILDTRSTFRYNLKHIEGAVHLSFSDFTQQALQALIPDPKTKILIYCNNNFEGDQVNFASKVAGSNSKAPADTQPLTLALNIPTYVNLYGYGYRNVYELDELVNINDPRLKLEGVGVR, from the coding sequence ATGAAACAGTTAAGCTTTGCAATTGTAGCGTTTTTCAGTGTGTGCAGTATCTTTGCTCAAAGCAACGATGCAAATCAGAATTATGCAAAAGCTTTAGTGAACTATGATGATTACAAAGGATTAATAGCGCAAGTAGAAGATCACAGAACTGAGCGTTTAATTGATTTTAATACATTTTTAAAAATGAGCAAAGAAGAAAATGTAGTTATTTTAGACACTCGTTCCACTTTTCGATACAACTTAAAACACATTGAAGGTGCGGTTCACTTAAGCTTTAGTGATTTTACACAACAAGCATTACAAGCATTAATTCCTGACCCCAAAACCAAAATTTTGATTTATTGTAACAACAATTTTGAAGGCGATCAAGTGAATTTTGCCTCTAAAGTTGCTGGCTCAAACTCTAAAGCACCAGCTGATACGCAACCTTTGACATTGGCGTTAAATATACCAACCTACGTTAATTTATATGGATATGGTTATAGAAACGTTTATGAATTAGACGAACTAGTAAATATAAATGATCCCAGATTAAAATTAGAAGGAGTTGGGGTGAGGTAG
- a CDS encoding fumarylacetoacetate hydrolase family protein, which yields MKIICVGRNYIDHINELSNQKPTEPVLFMKPDTSVLNNGNPFVIPEFSADVHHEVEILVKISKVGKYIQPKFADKYYNQIGLGIDFTARDLQSKLKEKGLPWEIAKGFDGSAVIGDFVDKTKFEDLQNVSFQLKKNSETVQSGNTKDMLWQINELIAYISQFFTLKTGDVIFTGTPSGVAKVHPNDELEGFIEGEKMFSFKVI from the coding sequence ATGAAAATTATTTGTGTAGGAAGAAATTATATCGATCATATCAACGAGCTTTCTAATCAAAAGCCTACTGAGCCTGTGCTTTTTATGAAACCCGATACCAGTGTGTTGAACAATGGAAATCCGTTTGTAATACCTGAATTTTCAGCCGATGTGCATCACGAAGTAGAAATTCTTGTAAAAATCAGTAAAGTGGGCAAATATATTCAGCCAAAATTTGCCGATAAATACTACAATCAAATTGGTTTAGGTATTGATTTCACCGCGCGCGACCTGCAATCGAAGTTAAAAGAAAAAGGTTTGCCTTGGGAAATTGCAAAAGGTTTTGACGGATCGGCCGTTATTGGTGATTTTGTTGATAAAACAAAGTTTGAAGACTTGCAAAATGTGTCTTTTCAGTTAAAGAAAAACAGCGAAACCGTGCAAAGCGGCAATACGAAAGATATGCTTTGGCAAATCAACGAGCTAATTGCTTATATATCGCAATTTTTTACATTGAAAACGGGCGATGTGATTTTTACCGGAACACCAAGCGGCGTTGCAAAAGTGCATCCAAATGATGAATTGGAAGGATTTATAGAAGGTGAAAAAATGTTTAGTTTTAAAGTAATCTAA
- a CDS encoding 3'-5' exonuclease: MELKLNRPICFFDLETTGIDVAKDRIVEISILKIFPNGNKESKTWLVNPTVPIPAHATAVHGITNEKVANEPTFKELAGQVYNMIKDADLAGYNSDRFDIPLLAEELLRADVDFDMKNRVSIDVQTIFHKKEERTLSAALKFYCNKSLDNAHSAAADTEATYEILKAQLDRYEDLENDMKALSVFTTRKKSVDFAGFIALNDKGEEIFTFGKHKGALVDDVLEREPGYFGWIQNADFPLYTKKVLTGIKLRKLTNKF; the protein is encoded by the coding sequence ATGGAATTAAAATTAAATCGTCCGATATGTTTTTTCGATTTAGAAACAACAGGAATTGATGTAGCAAAAGACAGAATTGTAGAAATTTCGATATTAAAAATCTTTCCAAACGGAAACAAAGAAAGCAAAACATGGTTGGTAAACCCAACGGTTCCTATTCCGGCACACGCCACAGCTGTTCATGGAATTACCAATGAAAAAGTTGCCAATGAACCCACTTTTAAAGAATTAGCAGGTCAGGTTTATAATATGATAAAAGACGCCGATTTGGCAGGATATAATTCCGACCGATTCGATATTCCGCTTTTAGCAGAGGAGTTGCTTCGTGCCGATGTAGATTTTGATATGAAAAACCGTGTGTCTATTGACGTGCAAACAATTTTTCATAAGAAAGAAGAGCGTACATTGAGTGCAGCTTTAAAATTTTATTGCAATAAATCGCTTGATAATGCCCATTCTGCAGCAGCTGACACCGAAGCAACTTATGAAATTCTGAAGGCACAATTAGATCGATACGAAGATTTAGAAAACGATATGAAAGCCCTTTCTGTATTCACAACTCGTAAAAAATCAGTAGATTTTGCCGGATTTATCGCTTTAAATGATAAAGGAGAAGAAATTTTTACCTTTGGCAAGCATAAGGGGGCGCTGGTAGATGATGTTTTAGAGCGCGAGCCAGGTTATTTTGGTTGGATACAAAACGCGGATTTTCCTTTATACACCAAAAAAGTTCTAACAGGTATTAAATTGCGAAAACTGACTAATAAATTTTAG
- a CDS encoding NAD(P)/FAD-dependent oxidoreductase: MPQEIQLQVLPQIAVDNQLLTDYVAKLTHTSVHDIQHISILKRSIDARQKQIKINLKIHVFFQGEEVVHRTIHFPEYKNIKNAPVAIVVGAGPAGYFAALQLIELGVKPIVIERGKDVRGRRRDLKAINVDHIVNPDSNYCFGEGGAGTYSDGKLYTRSKKRGDVNRILELLVAFGASQDILVEAHPHIGTNKLPKIMEDMRHKIIEFGGEVLFDKRVIDFDIKGNEINGVVLHTGEKIPARQVILATGHSARDIFELLDRKEVLIEAKPFALGVRAEHPQSLIDSIQYSCDFRGEYLPPAPYSIVKQVNGRGMYSFCMCPGGVIAPCATNVEEVVTNGWSPSKRDQATANSGIVVELKLEDFKPFQKHGALAGMYFQKEIENTAWKVAGKTQKVPAQRMIDFSNKKISESLPKTSYVPGVVSAELGDVFPKFLTGIMRQGFQEFGKTMKGYFTNEAILHAPESRTSSPVRIPRNEETLEHLQIKGLYPCGEGAGYAGGIISAAIDGEKCAIKCAEQIFGYRN; encoded by the coding sequence ATGCCTCAAGAAATACAATTACAAGTTCTTCCCCAAATAGCAGTTGACAACCAATTGCTGACAGATTATGTGGCAAAATTAACACATACATCGGTTCATGACATTCAACATATATCCATTTTAAAACGCTCTATCGATGCCCGCCAAAAACAGATAAAAATAAATTTAAAAATTCATGTTTTTTTTCAAGGCGAAGAAGTAGTGCATCGCACCATTCATTTTCCCGAGTATAAAAATATAAAAAACGCACCTGTTGCCATTGTTGTTGGTGCAGGTCCGGCTGGATATTTTGCGGCCTTGCAATTAATTGAATTAGGTGTGAAACCAATCGTTATAGAACGTGGAAAAGACGTACGTGGTCGCAGAAGAGATTTAAAAGCAATTAATGTGGATCATATTGTAAACCCTGATTCCAACTATTGTTTTGGCGAAGGAGGTGCAGGAACCTATTCAGATGGTAAACTATATACCCGCTCTAAAAAAAGAGGCGATGTAAACCGAATTTTAGAGCTTTTGGTAGCTTTTGGCGCATCGCAAGATATTTTGGTAGAAGCGCATCCCCACATTGGCACCAATAAATTGCCCAAAATCATGGAAGATATGCGCCATAAAATTATTGAATTTGGCGGCGAAGTTCTTTTTGATAAACGGGTGATCGATTTTGATATTAAAGGCAATGAAATAAATGGAGTAGTTTTGCATACGGGAGAAAAAATTCCTGCGCGCCAAGTGATTTTGGCTACCGGACATTCGGCACGAGATATTTTTGAATTATTAGATCGAAAAGAAGTGCTCATTGAAGCGAAACCTTTTGCTTTGGGAGTTCGGGCAGAACATCCGCAATCGCTTATTGACAGTATTCAATATTCTTGTGATTTTAGGGGAGAATACTTGCCACCGGCACCGTACTCCATCGTAAAGCAAGTAAACGGTCGTGGAATGTATTCTTTCTGTATGTGTCCAGGAGGAGTTATTGCACCTTGTGCCACCAATGTGGAGGAAGTGGTAACGAACGGATGGTCGCCTTCAAAGCGCGATCAAGCTACGGCGAACTCAGGAATTGTGGTAGAATTGAAATTAGAAGATTTTAAACCATTTCAAAAACATGGTGCTTTGGCAGGAATGTATTTTCAAAAAGAAATTGAAAACACCGCCTGGAAAGTAGCTGGTAAAACACAAAAAGTCCCTGCGCAGCGAATGATTGATTTTTCCAATAAAAAAATATCCGAATCCCTACCCAAAACGTCTTATGTTCCCGGCGTGGTTTCGGCTGAATTGGGGGATGTTTTCCCGAAATTTTTAACAGGTATTATGCGCCAAGGGTTTCAAGAGTTTGGAAAAACAATGAAAGGATATTTTACAAACGAAGCCATTTTGCATGCACCCGAAAGCAGAACATCATCGCCAGTGCGTATTCCAAGAAACGAGGAAACTTTAGAACATCTGCAAATAAAAGGTTTGTATCCTTGCGGAGAAGGTGCTGGATATGCCGGAGGAATTATTTCTGCAGCGATCGATGGCGAAAAATGTGCCATTAAATGTGCCGAACAAATTTTTGGTTATAGAAATTAA